A part of Streptomyces sp. NBC_01451 genomic DNA contains:
- a CDS encoding LLM class flavin-dependent oxidoreductase yields the protein MPVTVVRFNLVAPDATPADLRARYRAAIEMAAYADAHGVTTVQTEEHHGVANNWLPSPFTFAGAVFGATKRIAVTVSAVIGPLHDPLRLAEDIAVLDLLSGGRLVTVAGIGYRPEEYAHFGTDWKRRGKLQDELLETLLKAWTGEEFTYRGRTVRVTPRPCTDPHPLLLVGGSSKAAARRAARLGLPLFPSAHLPELEAYYKERLVEYGTEGWTMMPAAETPLLHITEDPDRAWAEYGHHFLHEARTYASWQSGDIRSAVKSAATTVEELRAEGVYRMVTPEECVAQGLDNHVLHPLSGGMPVDEGWRSLRLFGERVVPALAA from the coding sequence ATGCCCGTCACCGTCGTACGTTTCAACCTGGTCGCCCCCGACGCCACCCCCGCCGATCTCCGCGCCCGCTACCGGGCCGCGATCGAGATGGCCGCGTACGCCGACGCCCACGGAGTCACCACCGTCCAGACCGAGGAGCACCACGGCGTCGCCAACAACTGGCTGCCGTCGCCGTTCACCTTCGCGGGAGCCGTGTTCGGGGCGACGAAGCGGATCGCGGTGACCGTGTCGGCGGTGATCGGCCCGTTGCACGACCCCCTGAGGCTCGCCGAGGACATCGCCGTACTCGATCTGCTGAGCGGCGGACGGCTGGTCACGGTCGCCGGGATCGGGTACCGGCCCGAGGAGTACGCCCATTTCGGCACCGACTGGAAGCGGCGCGGCAAGCTCCAGGACGAGCTGCTGGAGACGCTCCTGAAGGCCTGGACCGGGGAGGAGTTCACGTACCGGGGCCGGACGGTACGGGTCACTCCGCGCCCGTGCACCGACCCGCACCCGCTCCTTCTGGTGGGCGGCTCGTCGAAGGCGGCGGCCAGAAGGGCGGCCCGGCTCGGGCTCCCCCTCTTCCCCAGCGCGCACCTGCCCGAGCTGGAGGCCTACTACAAGGAACGGCTCGTCGAGTACGGCACGGAGGGCTGGACGATGATGCCGGCCGCGGAGACGCCGCTGCTGCACATCACCGAGGACCCGGACCGGGCGTGGGCCGAGTACGGCCACCACTTCCTGCACGAGGCCCGGACGTACGCCTCATGGCAGTCCGGCGACATACGGTCCGCCGTGAAGTCGGCGGCCACGACGGTCGAGGAGCTGCGTGCCGAGGGCGTCTACCGGATGGTGACGCCCGAGGAGTGCGTGGCGCAGGGGCTGGACAACCACGTGCTGCATCCGCTGTCGGGCGGGATGCCGGTGGACGAGGGGTGGCGGAGTCTGCGGCTGTTCGGGGAGCGGGTCGTGCCGGCACTGGCGGCCTGA